Proteins encoded within one genomic window of Besnoitia besnoiti strain Bb-Ger1 chromosome II, whole genome shotgun sequence:
- a CDS encoding SAG-related sequence (encoded by transcript BESB_033560), producing MQNMRSLLSYPVYPDNCTKFNDNNVVTLSQANQSVTLKCDSGTSFAPVNFENAFEEGDCNNERTLASLQLTGSTLVQGPSSDGKTPAYTLTVAKLPQDGPIKLCYRCNQAQLDLMRREAEPACIMRITVEADQRVDPELPNSDEAPPSEDSGSTHTSTSQTPTSGAVEEKPSLGSAILSACFLSHFALRVV from the coding sequence ATGCAGAACATGCGAAGCCTGCTGAGTTATCCTGTGTATCCAGACAACTGCACAAAGTTCAACGACAACAACGTCGTCACCCTCAGCCAGGCGAACCAGTCGGTAACGCTCAAATGTGACAGCGGCACCTCCTTCGCGCCAGTAAATTTTGAGAACGCTTTCGAAGAAGGCGATTGCAACAACGAACGCACTTTGGCCAGTCTGCAACTTACGGGATCCACTCTGGTCCAAGGGCCATCGTCTGATGGGAAGACTCCTGCATACACATTGACAGTCGCGAAGTTGCCTCAAGACGGGCCCATCAAGCTCTGCTACAGGTGCAACCAGGCACAACTGGATCTTATGAGGCGTGAGGCAGAACCTGCATGCATTATGCGAATCACTGTTGAGGCTGACCAACGCGTCGATCCCGAACTACCCAACAGTGATGAAGCTCCTCCTTCCGAGGATTCCGGGAGTACGCATACTTCAACGAGCCAAACACCAACGAGCGGCGCTGTAGAGGAGAAGCCCAGTCTCGGTTCAGCCATTTTGTCAGCGTGCTTTCTGAGTCATTTCGCTTTGCGTGTAGTTTAG